The Populus trichocarpa isolate Nisqually-1 chromosome 2, P.trichocarpa_v4.1, whole genome shotgun sequence genome has a window encoding:
- the LOC7471164 gene encoding nuclear transport factor 2 isoform X14, translating to MAAPVTQLPVPTADVVGNAFAHQYYHILQQSPDLVHRFYQDGSKFGRPGEDGVMSTTTTMNAINEKILSLGYGQVRAEIVTVDSQESYKGGVLVLVTGYLNGNDNLRQKFTQSFFLAPQDKGYFVLNDVFRYVDDSTHQNGNQEPASNFEAPVAPDQDTPHTQETHISEPTAALSEEVIGGEVYNPSESGDVSVEVEEEESGDVSFEEEEEPMPEVVDEIPPDSQLVADSQVVVESSAKIEDTPKKSYASVVKVQKEYTAPFSSPTPSPLRSAPKIQEQVTAAVSQPPAAESHVSSSNTFENGNAQESEEGPSIYVKGLPLDATTTLLENEFKKFGPIRNGGVQVRFQKGFCFGFVEFEVASAVQSALEASPVMINGFRVIVEEKRSTSRGNNRGRFPSGSGAGYKSEGMRGRGNLGGKVYGRIEIGIRTEFGNRGGSRGGGYSNRGGDGYSNRGGDGYRRADKMGNNGGRANRSGGLGLNGTAKTTAPRVSATA from the exons ATGGCAGCACCAGTGACGCAACTCCCAGTTCCAACTGCTGATGTT GTTGGTAATGCTTTCGCGCATCAGTACTACCATATATTGCAGCAATCCCCGGATCTTGTTCACCGATTCTACCAGGATGGTAGTAAGTTTGGACGTCCTGGAGAGGATGGGGTCATGAGTACCACTACTACCATGAAT GCTATTAATGAGAAGATACTTTCACTTGGATATGGTCAAGTCAGGGCAGAAATTGTTACAGTTGATTCACAAGAATCTTACAAAGGTGGAGTTCTTGTGCTAGTGACTGGGTATTTGAATGGAAATGACAATTTGCGACAAAAATTTACTCAGAGCTTCTTCCTGGCTCCTCAAGACAAAGGTTATTTTGTGCTGAATGATGTGTTTCGGTATGTTGATGACTCCACACACCAGAATGGAAATCAAGAGCCTGCCAGCAATTTTGAAGCCCCAGTTGCTCCTGACCAGG ATACTCCTCACACACAGGAAACTCACATTTCTGAGCCAACAGCTGCTTTGTCTGAGGAAGTCATTGGAGGGGAAGTGTACAATCCCTCTGAAAGTGGGGATGTTTCAGTTGAGGTAGAGGAAGAGGAAAGTGGGGATGTTTCATTTGAGGAAGAGGAAGAACCAATGCCTGAGGTTGTTGATGAAATTCCTCCTGATTCCCAGTTAGTGGCTGACTCCCAGGTTGTGGTCGAGTCTAGTGCTAAGATTGAAGACACTCCGAAGAAGTCGTATGCCTCCGTT GTGAAAGTTCAGAAGGAGTACACTGCACCTTTTTCGAGTCCTACCCCTTCTCCTCTGAGGTCTGCACCAAAAATCCAAGAACAAGTGACTGCTGCAGTGTCTCAACCCCCAGCAGCTGAGTCACATGTCTCCAGCTCTAATACTTTTGAAAATGGGAATGCCCAAGAGAGTGAAG AGGGTCCTTCTATCTACGTGAAAGGTCTGCCTTTAGATGCGACGACTACCTTGCTTGAAAACGAGTTCAAGAAGTTTGGACCTATTAGGAATGGTGGCGTTCAAGTTAGATTCCAAAAG GGATTTTGTTTTGGCTTTGTGGAGTTTGAGGTGGCGAGTGCTGTGCAAAGTGCATTAGAG GCTTCACCTGTTATGATTAATGGATTCCGCGTCATTGTTGAGGAAAAGAGATCTACTTCCCGAG GGAACAATAGGGGACGATTTCCATCTGGATCAGGGGCTGGATATAAAAGTGAAGGAATGAGAGGGCGTGGTAATCTTGGAGGAAAAGTATATGGCAGGATTGAAATTGGTATCAGAACAGAGTTTGGAAACAGAGGTGGCAGTCGAGGCGGTGGATATTCAAACC gtggaggtgatGGGTATTCTAAccgtggag GTGATGGCTATCGGAGAGCTGATAAGATGGGGAACAATGGTGGTCGGGCAAACCGTTCTGGTGGTTTAGGTCTTAACGGCACAGCCAAGACTACAGCGCCACGAGTATCTGCAACAGCTTGA
- the LOC7471164 gene encoding nuclear transport factor 2 isoform X16 has translation MAAPVTQLPVPTADVVGNAFAHQYYHILQQSPDLVHRFYQDGSKFGRPGEDGVMSTTTTMNAINEKILSLGYGQVRAEIVTVDSQESYKGGVLVLVTGYLNGNDNLRQKFTQSFFLAPQDKGYFVLNDVFRYVDDSTHQNGNQEPASNFEAPVAPDQDTPHTQETHISEPTAALSEEVIGGEVYNPSESGDVSVEEEEEPMPEVVDEIPPDSQLVADSQVVVESSAKIEDTPKKSYASVVKVQKEYTAPFSSPTPSPLRSAPKIQEQVTAAVSQPPAAESHVSSSNTFENGNAQESEEGPSIYVKGLPLDATTTLLENEFKKFGPIRNGGVQVRFQKGFCFGFVEFEVASAVQSALEASPVMINGFRVIVEEKRSTSRGNNRGRFPSGSGAGYKSEGMRGRGNLGGKVYGRIEIGIRTEFGNRGGSRGGGYSNRGGDGYRRADKMGNNGGRANRSGGLGLNGTAKTTAPRVSATA, from the exons ATGGCAGCACCAGTGACGCAACTCCCAGTTCCAACTGCTGATGTT GTTGGTAATGCTTTCGCGCATCAGTACTACCATATATTGCAGCAATCCCCGGATCTTGTTCACCGATTCTACCAGGATGGTAGTAAGTTTGGACGTCCTGGAGAGGATGGGGTCATGAGTACCACTACTACCATGAAT GCTATTAATGAGAAGATACTTTCACTTGGATATGGTCAAGTCAGGGCAGAAATTGTTACAGTTGATTCACAAGAATCTTACAAAGGTGGAGTTCTTGTGCTAGTGACTGGGTATTTGAATGGAAATGACAATTTGCGACAAAAATTTACTCAGAGCTTCTTCCTGGCTCCTCAAGACAAAGGTTATTTTGTGCTGAATGATGTGTTTCGGTATGTTGATGACTCCACACACCAGAATGGAAATCAAGAGCCTGCCAGCAATTTTGAAGCCCCAGTTGCTCCTGACCAGG ATACTCCTCACACACAGGAAACTCACATTTCTGAGCCAACAGCTGCTTTGTCTGAGGAAGTCATTGGAGGGGAAGTGTACAATCCCTCTGAAAGTGGGGATGTTTCAGTTGAG GAAGAGGAAGAACCAATGCCTGAGGTTGTTGATGAAATTCCTCCTGATTCCCAGTTAGTGGCTGACTCCCAGGTTGTGGTCGAGTCTAGTGCTAAGATTGAAGACACTCCGAAGAAGTCGTATGCCTCCGTT GTGAAAGTTCAGAAGGAGTACACTGCACCTTTTTCGAGTCCTACCCCTTCTCCTCTGAGGTCTGCACCAAAAATCCAAGAACAAGTGACTGCTGCAGTGTCTCAACCCCCAGCAGCTGAGTCACATGTCTCCAGCTCTAATACTTTTGAAAATGGGAATGCCCAAGAGAGTGAAG AGGGTCCTTCTATCTACGTGAAAGGTCTGCCTTTAGATGCGACGACTACCTTGCTTGAAAACGAGTTCAAGAAGTTTGGACCTATTAGGAATGGTGGCGTTCAAGTTAGATTCCAAAAG GGATTTTGTTTTGGCTTTGTGGAGTTTGAGGTGGCGAGTGCTGTGCAAAGTGCATTAGAG GCTTCACCTGTTATGATTAATGGATTCCGCGTCATTGTTGAGGAAAAGAGATCTACTTCCCGAG GGAACAATAGGGGACGATTTCCATCTGGATCAGGGGCTGGATATAAAAGTGAAGGAATGAGAGGGCGTGGTAATCTTGGAGGAAAAGTATATGGCAGGATTGAAATTGGTATCAGAACAGAGTTTGGAAACAGAGGTGGCAGTCGAGGCGGTGGATATTCAAACC GTGGAGGTGATGGCTATCGGAGAGCTGATAAGATGGGGAACAATGGTGGTCGGGCAAACCGTTCTGGTGGTTTAGGTCTTAACGGCACAGCCAAGACTACAGCGCCACGAGTATCTGCAACAGCTTGA
- the LOC7471164 gene encoding nuclear transport factor 2 isoform X6: MAAPVTQLPVPTADVVGNAFAHQYYHILQQSPDLVHRFYQDGSKFGRPGEDGVMSTTTTMNAINEKILSLGYGQVRAEIVTVDSQESYKGGVLVLVTGYLNGNDNLRQKFTQSFFLAPQDKGYFVLNDVFRYVDDSTHQNGNQEPASNFEAPVAPDQDTPHTQETHISEPTAALSEEVIGGEVYNPSESGDVSVEEEEEPMPEVVDEIPPDSQLVADSQVVVESSAKIEDTPKKSYASVVKVQKEYTAPFSSPTPSPLRSAPKIQEQVTAAVSQPPAAESHVSSSNTFENGNAQESEEGPSIYVKGLPLDATTTLLENEFKKFGPIRNGGVQVRFQKGFCFGFVEFEVASAVQSALEASPVMINGFRVIVEEKRSTSRGNNRGRFPSGSGAGYKSEGMRGRGNLGGKVYGRIEIGIRTEFGNRGGSRGGGYSNRGGDGYSNRGGGGGGGGDGYSNRGGGGGGDGYSNRGGGGDGYRRADKMGNNGGRANRSGGLGLNGTAKTTAPRVSATA; the protein is encoded by the exons ATGGCAGCACCAGTGACGCAACTCCCAGTTCCAACTGCTGATGTT GTTGGTAATGCTTTCGCGCATCAGTACTACCATATATTGCAGCAATCCCCGGATCTTGTTCACCGATTCTACCAGGATGGTAGTAAGTTTGGACGTCCTGGAGAGGATGGGGTCATGAGTACCACTACTACCATGAAT GCTATTAATGAGAAGATACTTTCACTTGGATATGGTCAAGTCAGGGCAGAAATTGTTACAGTTGATTCACAAGAATCTTACAAAGGTGGAGTTCTTGTGCTAGTGACTGGGTATTTGAATGGAAATGACAATTTGCGACAAAAATTTACTCAGAGCTTCTTCCTGGCTCCTCAAGACAAAGGTTATTTTGTGCTGAATGATGTGTTTCGGTATGTTGATGACTCCACACACCAGAATGGAAATCAAGAGCCTGCCAGCAATTTTGAAGCCCCAGTTGCTCCTGACCAGG ATACTCCTCACACACAGGAAACTCACATTTCTGAGCCAACAGCTGCTTTGTCTGAGGAAGTCATTGGAGGGGAAGTGTACAATCCCTCTGAAAGTGGGGATGTTTCAGTTGAG GAAGAGGAAGAACCAATGCCTGAGGTTGTTGATGAAATTCCTCCTGATTCCCAGTTAGTGGCTGACTCCCAGGTTGTGGTCGAGTCTAGTGCTAAGATTGAAGACACTCCGAAGAAGTCGTATGCCTCCGTT GTGAAAGTTCAGAAGGAGTACACTGCACCTTTTTCGAGTCCTACCCCTTCTCCTCTGAGGTCTGCACCAAAAATCCAAGAACAAGTGACTGCTGCAGTGTCTCAACCCCCAGCAGCTGAGTCACATGTCTCCAGCTCTAATACTTTTGAAAATGGGAATGCCCAAGAGAGTGAAG AGGGTCCTTCTATCTACGTGAAAGGTCTGCCTTTAGATGCGACGACTACCTTGCTTGAAAACGAGTTCAAGAAGTTTGGACCTATTAGGAATGGTGGCGTTCAAGTTAGATTCCAAAAG GGATTTTGTTTTGGCTTTGTGGAGTTTGAGGTGGCGAGTGCTGTGCAAAGTGCATTAGAG GCTTCACCTGTTATGATTAATGGATTCCGCGTCATTGTTGAGGAAAAGAGATCTACTTCCCGAG GGAACAATAGGGGACGATTTCCATCTGGATCAGGGGCTGGATATAAAAGTGAAGGAATGAGAGGGCGTGGTAATCTTGGAGGAAAAGTATATGGCAGGATTGAAATTGGTATCAGAACAGAGTTTGGAAACAGAGGTGGCAGTCGAGGCGGTGGATATTCAAACCGTGGAGGCGATGGATATTCAAAccgtggaggtggaggtggaggtggaggtgatGGGTATTCTAAccgtggaggtggaggtggaggtgatGGGTATTCTAACCGTGGAGGTGGAGGTGATGGCTATCGGAGAGCTGATAAGATGGGGAACAATGGTGGTCGGGCAAACCGTTCTGGTGGTTTAGGTCTTAACGGCACAGCCAAGACTACAGCGCCACGAGTATCTGCAACAGCTTGA
- the LOC7471164 gene encoding nuclear transport factor 2 isoform X3, with protein MAAPVTQLPVPTADVVGNAFAHQYYHILQQSPDLVHRFYQDGSKFGRPGEDGVMSTTTTMNAINEKILSLGYGQVRAEIVTVDSQESYKGGVLVLVTGYLNGNDNLRQKFTQSFFLAPQDKGYFVLNDVFRYVDDSTHQNGNQEPASNFEAPVAPDQDTPHTQETHISEPTAALSEEVIGGEVYNPSESGDVSVEVEEEESGDVSFEEEEEPMPEVVDEIPPDSQLVADSQVVVESSAKIEDTPKKSYASVVKVQKEYTAPFSSPTPSPLRSAPKIQEQVTAAVSQPPAAESHVSSSNTFENGNAQESEEGPSIYVKGLPLDATTTLLENEFKKFGPIRNGGVQVRFQKGFCFGFVEFEVASAVQSALEASPVMINGFRVIVEEKRSTSRGNNRGRFPSGSGAGYKSEGMRGRGNLGGKVYGRIEIGIRTEFGNRGGSRGGGYSNRGGDGYSNRGGGGGGGGDGYSNRGGGGGGDGYRRADKMGNNGGRANRSGGLGLNGTAKTTAPRVSATA; from the exons ATGGCAGCACCAGTGACGCAACTCCCAGTTCCAACTGCTGATGTT GTTGGTAATGCTTTCGCGCATCAGTACTACCATATATTGCAGCAATCCCCGGATCTTGTTCACCGATTCTACCAGGATGGTAGTAAGTTTGGACGTCCTGGAGAGGATGGGGTCATGAGTACCACTACTACCATGAAT GCTATTAATGAGAAGATACTTTCACTTGGATATGGTCAAGTCAGGGCAGAAATTGTTACAGTTGATTCACAAGAATCTTACAAAGGTGGAGTTCTTGTGCTAGTGACTGGGTATTTGAATGGAAATGACAATTTGCGACAAAAATTTACTCAGAGCTTCTTCCTGGCTCCTCAAGACAAAGGTTATTTTGTGCTGAATGATGTGTTTCGGTATGTTGATGACTCCACACACCAGAATGGAAATCAAGAGCCTGCCAGCAATTTTGAAGCCCCAGTTGCTCCTGACCAGG ATACTCCTCACACACAGGAAACTCACATTTCTGAGCCAACAGCTGCTTTGTCTGAGGAAGTCATTGGAGGGGAAGTGTACAATCCCTCTGAAAGTGGGGATGTTTCAGTTGAGGTAGAGGAAGAGGAAAGTGGGGATGTTTCATTTGAGGAAGAGGAAGAACCAATGCCTGAGGTTGTTGATGAAATTCCTCCTGATTCCCAGTTAGTGGCTGACTCCCAGGTTGTGGTCGAGTCTAGTGCTAAGATTGAAGACACTCCGAAGAAGTCGTATGCCTCCGTT GTGAAAGTTCAGAAGGAGTACACTGCACCTTTTTCGAGTCCTACCCCTTCTCCTCTGAGGTCTGCACCAAAAATCCAAGAACAAGTGACTGCTGCAGTGTCTCAACCCCCAGCAGCTGAGTCACATGTCTCCAGCTCTAATACTTTTGAAAATGGGAATGCCCAAGAGAGTGAAG AGGGTCCTTCTATCTACGTGAAAGGTCTGCCTTTAGATGCGACGACTACCTTGCTTGAAAACGAGTTCAAGAAGTTTGGACCTATTAGGAATGGTGGCGTTCAAGTTAGATTCCAAAAG GGATTTTGTTTTGGCTTTGTGGAGTTTGAGGTGGCGAGTGCTGTGCAAAGTGCATTAGAG GCTTCACCTGTTATGATTAATGGATTCCGCGTCATTGTTGAGGAAAAGAGATCTACTTCCCGAG GGAACAATAGGGGACGATTTCCATCTGGATCAGGGGCTGGATATAAAAGTGAAGGAATGAGAGGGCGTGGTAATCTTGGAGGAAAAGTATATGGCAGGATTGAAATTGGTATCAGAACAGAGTTTGGAAACAGAGGTGGCAGTCGAGGCGGTGGATATTCAAACCGTGGAGGCGATGGATATTCAAAccgtggaggtggaggtggaggtggaggtgatGGGTATTCTAAccgtggaggtggaggtggag GTGATGGCTATCGGAGAGCTGATAAGATGGGGAACAATGGTGGTCGGGCAAACCGTTCTGGTGGTTTAGGTCTTAACGGCACAGCCAAGACTACAGCGCCACGAGTATCTGCAACAGCTTGA
- the LOC7471164 gene encoding nuclear transport factor 2 isoform X12: MAAPVTQLPVPTADVVGNAFAHQYYHILQQSPDLVHRFYQDGSKFGRPGEDGVMSTTTTMNAINEKILSLGYGQVRAEIVTVDSQESYKGGVLVLVTGYLNGNDNLRQKFTQSFFLAPQDKGYFVLNDVFRYVDDSTHQNGNQEPASNFEAPVAPDQDTPHTQETHISEPTAALSEEVIGGEVYNPSESGDVSVEVEEEESGDVSFEEEEEPMPEVVDEIPPDSQLVADSQVVVESSAKIEDTPKKSYASVVKVQKEYTAPFSSPTPSPLRSAPKIQEQVTAAVSQPPAAESHVSSSNTFENGNAQESEEGPSIYVKGLPLDATTTLLENEFKKFGPIRNGGVQVRFQKGFCFGFVEFEVASAVQSALEASPVMINGFRVIVEEKRSTSRGNNRGRFPSGSGAGYKSEGMRGRGNLGGKVYGRIEIGIRTEFGNRGGSRGGGYSNRGGDGYSNRGGGGDGYRRADKMGNNGGRANRSGGLGLNGTAKTTAPRVSATA; this comes from the exons ATGGCAGCACCAGTGACGCAACTCCCAGTTCCAACTGCTGATGTT GTTGGTAATGCTTTCGCGCATCAGTACTACCATATATTGCAGCAATCCCCGGATCTTGTTCACCGATTCTACCAGGATGGTAGTAAGTTTGGACGTCCTGGAGAGGATGGGGTCATGAGTACCACTACTACCATGAAT GCTATTAATGAGAAGATACTTTCACTTGGATATGGTCAAGTCAGGGCAGAAATTGTTACAGTTGATTCACAAGAATCTTACAAAGGTGGAGTTCTTGTGCTAGTGACTGGGTATTTGAATGGAAATGACAATTTGCGACAAAAATTTACTCAGAGCTTCTTCCTGGCTCCTCAAGACAAAGGTTATTTTGTGCTGAATGATGTGTTTCGGTATGTTGATGACTCCACACACCAGAATGGAAATCAAGAGCCTGCCAGCAATTTTGAAGCCCCAGTTGCTCCTGACCAGG ATACTCCTCACACACAGGAAACTCACATTTCTGAGCCAACAGCTGCTTTGTCTGAGGAAGTCATTGGAGGGGAAGTGTACAATCCCTCTGAAAGTGGGGATGTTTCAGTTGAGGTAGAGGAAGAGGAAAGTGGGGATGTTTCATTTGAGGAAGAGGAAGAACCAATGCCTGAGGTTGTTGATGAAATTCCTCCTGATTCCCAGTTAGTGGCTGACTCCCAGGTTGTGGTCGAGTCTAGTGCTAAGATTGAAGACACTCCGAAGAAGTCGTATGCCTCCGTT GTGAAAGTTCAGAAGGAGTACACTGCACCTTTTTCGAGTCCTACCCCTTCTCCTCTGAGGTCTGCACCAAAAATCCAAGAACAAGTGACTGCTGCAGTGTCTCAACCCCCAGCAGCTGAGTCACATGTCTCCAGCTCTAATACTTTTGAAAATGGGAATGCCCAAGAGAGTGAAG AGGGTCCTTCTATCTACGTGAAAGGTCTGCCTTTAGATGCGACGACTACCTTGCTTGAAAACGAGTTCAAGAAGTTTGGACCTATTAGGAATGGTGGCGTTCAAGTTAGATTCCAAAAG GGATTTTGTTTTGGCTTTGTGGAGTTTGAGGTGGCGAGTGCTGTGCAAAGTGCATTAGAG GCTTCACCTGTTATGATTAATGGATTCCGCGTCATTGTTGAGGAAAAGAGATCTACTTCCCGAG GGAACAATAGGGGACGATTTCCATCTGGATCAGGGGCTGGATATAAAAGTGAAGGAATGAGAGGGCGTGGTAATCTTGGAGGAAAAGTATATGGCAGGATTGAAATTGGTATCAGAACAGAGTTTGGAAACAGAGGTGGCAGTCGAGGCGGTGGATATTCAAACC gtggaggtgatGGGTATTCTAACCGTGGAGGTGGAGGTGATGGCTATCGGAGAGCTGATAAGATGGGGAACAATGGTGGTCGGGCAAACCGTTCTGGTGGTTTAGGTCTTAACGGCACAGCCAAGACTACAGCGCCACGAGTATCTGCAACAGCTTGA
- the LOC7471164 gene encoding nuclear transport factor 2 isoform X15 — protein sequence MAAPVTQLPVPTADVVGNAFAHQYYHILQQSPDLVHRFYQDGSKFGRPGEDGVMSTTTTMNAINEKILSLGYGQVRAEIVTVDSQESYKGGVLVLVTGYLNGNDNLRQKFTQSFFLAPQDKGYFVLNDVFRYVDDSTHQNGNQEPASNFEAPVAPDQDTPHTQETHISEPTAALSEEVIGGEVYNPSESGDVSVEVEEEESGDVSFEEEEEPMPEVVDEIPPDSQLVADSQVVVESSAKIEDTPKKSYASVVKVQKEYTAPFSSPTPSPLRSAPKIQEQVTAAVSQPPAAESHVSSSNTFENGNAQESEEGPSIYVKGLPLDATTTLLENEFKKFGPIRNGGVQVRFQKGFCFGFVEFEVASAVQSALEASPVMINGFRVIVEEKRSTSRGNNRGRFPSGSGAGYKSEGMRGRGNLGGKVYGRIEIGIRTEFGNRGGSRGGGYSNRGGDGYRRADKMGNNGGRANRSGGLGLNGTAKTTAPRVSATA from the exons ATGGCAGCACCAGTGACGCAACTCCCAGTTCCAACTGCTGATGTT GTTGGTAATGCTTTCGCGCATCAGTACTACCATATATTGCAGCAATCCCCGGATCTTGTTCACCGATTCTACCAGGATGGTAGTAAGTTTGGACGTCCTGGAGAGGATGGGGTCATGAGTACCACTACTACCATGAAT GCTATTAATGAGAAGATACTTTCACTTGGATATGGTCAAGTCAGGGCAGAAATTGTTACAGTTGATTCACAAGAATCTTACAAAGGTGGAGTTCTTGTGCTAGTGACTGGGTATTTGAATGGAAATGACAATTTGCGACAAAAATTTACTCAGAGCTTCTTCCTGGCTCCTCAAGACAAAGGTTATTTTGTGCTGAATGATGTGTTTCGGTATGTTGATGACTCCACACACCAGAATGGAAATCAAGAGCCTGCCAGCAATTTTGAAGCCCCAGTTGCTCCTGACCAGG ATACTCCTCACACACAGGAAACTCACATTTCTGAGCCAACAGCTGCTTTGTCTGAGGAAGTCATTGGAGGGGAAGTGTACAATCCCTCTGAAAGTGGGGATGTTTCAGTTGAGGTAGAGGAAGAGGAAAGTGGGGATGTTTCATTTGAGGAAGAGGAAGAACCAATGCCTGAGGTTGTTGATGAAATTCCTCCTGATTCCCAGTTAGTGGCTGACTCCCAGGTTGTGGTCGAGTCTAGTGCTAAGATTGAAGACACTCCGAAGAAGTCGTATGCCTCCGTT GTGAAAGTTCAGAAGGAGTACACTGCACCTTTTTCGAGTCCTACCCCTTCTCCTCTGAGGTCTGCACCAAAAATCCAAGAACAAGTGACTGCTGCAGTGTCTCAACCCCCAGCAGCTGAGTCACATGTCTCCAGCTCTAATACTTTTGAAAATGGGAATGCCCAAGAGAGTGAAG AGGGTCCTTCTATCTACGTGAAAGGTCTGCCTTTAGATGCGACGACTACCTTGCTTGAAAACGAGTTCAAGAAGTTTGGACCTATTAGGAATGGTGGCGTTCAAGTTAGATTCCAAAAG GGATTTTGTTTTGGCTTTGTGGAGTTTGAGGTGGCGAGTGCTGTGCAAAGTGCATTAGAG GCTTCACCTGTTATGATTAATGGATTCCGCGTCATTGTTGAGGAAAAGAGATCTACTTCCCGAG GGAACAATAGGGGACGATTTCCATCTGGATCAGGGGCTGGATATAAAAGTGAAGGAATGAGAGGGCGTGGTAATCTTGGAGGAAAAGTATATGGCAGGATTGAAATTGGTATCAGAACAGAGTTTGGAAACAGAGGTGGCAGTCGAGGCGGTGGATATTCAAACC GTGGAGGTGATGGCTATCGGAGAGCTGATAAGATGGGGAACAATGGTGGTCGGGCAAACCGTTCTGGTGGTTTAGGTCTTAACGGCACAGCCAAGACTACAGCGCCACGAGTATCTGCAACAGCTTGA
- the LOC7471164 gene encoding nuclear transport factor 2 isoform X4 encodes MAAPVTQLPVPTADVVGNAFAHQYYHILQQSPDLVHRFYQDGSKFGRPGEDGVMSTTTTMNAINEKILSLGYGQVRAEIVTVDSQESYKGGVLVLVTGYLNGNDNLRQKFTQSFFLAPQDKGYFVLNDVFRYVDDSTHQNGNQEPASNFEAPVAPDQDTPHTQETHISEPTAALSEEVIGGEVYNPSESGDVSVEVEEEEKPMPEVVDEIPPDSQLVADSQVVVESSAKIEDTPKKSYASVVKVQKEYTAPFSSPTPSPLRSAPKIQEQVTAAVSQPPAAESHVSSSNTFENGNAQESEEGPSIYVKGLPLDATTTLLENEFKKFGPIRNGGVQVRFQKGFCFGFVEFEVASAVQSALEASPVMINGFRVIVEEKRSTSRGNNRGRFPSGSGAGYKSEGMRGRGNLGGKVYGRIEIGIRTEFGNRGGSRGGGYSNRGGDGYSNRGGGGGGGGDGYSNRGGGGGGDGYSNRGGGGDGYRRADKMGNNGGRANRSGGLGLNGTAKTTAPRVSATA; translated from the exons ATGGCAGCACCAGTGACGCAACTCCCAGTTCCAACTGCTGATGTT GTTGGTAATGCTTTCGCGCATCAGTACTACCATATATTGCAGCAATCCCCGGATCTTGTTCACCGATTCTACCAGGATGGTAGTAAGTTTGGACGTCCTGGAGAGGATGGGGTCATGAGTACCACTACTACCATGAAT GCTATTAATGAGAAGATACTTTCACTTGGATATGGTCAAGTCAGGGCAGAAATTGTTACAGTTGATTCACAAGAATCTTACAAAGGTGGAGTTCTTGTGCTAGTGACTGGGTATTTGAATGGAAATGACAATTTGCGACAAAAATTTACTCAGAGCTTCTTCCTGGCTCCTCAAGACAAAGGTTATTTTGTGCTGAATGATGTGTTTCGGTATGTTGATGACTCCACACACCAGAATGGAAATCAAGAGCCTGCCAGCAATTTTGAAGCCCCAGTTGCTCCTGACCAGG ATACTCCTCACACACAGGAAACTCACATTTCTGAGCCAACAGCTGCTTTGTCTGAGGAAGTCATTGGAGGGGAAGTGTACAATCCCTCTGAAAGTGGGGATGTTTCAGTTGAGGTAGAGGAAGAGGAAA AACCAATGCCTGAGGTTGTTGATGAAATTCCTCCTGATTCCCAGTTAGTGGCTGACTCCCAGGTTGTGGTCGAGTCTAGTGCTAAGATTGAAGACACTCCGAAGAAGTCGTATGCCTCCGTT GTGAAAGTTCAGAAGGAGTACACTGCACCTTTTTCGAGTCCTACCCCTTCTCCTCTGAGGTCTGCACCAAAAATCCAAGAACAAGTGACTGCTGCAGTGTCTCAACCCCCAGCAGCTGAGTCACATGTCTCCAGCTCTAATACTTTTGAAAATGGGAATGCCCAAGAGAGTGAAG AGGGTCCTTCTATCTACGTGAAAGGTCTGCCTTTAGATGCGACGACTACCTTGCTTGAAAACGAGTTCAAGAAGTTTGGACCTATTAGGAATGGTGGCGTTCAAGTTAGATTCCAAAAG GGATTTTGTTTTGGCTTTGTGGAGTTTGAGGTGGCGAGTGCTGTGCAAAGTGCATTAGAG GCTTCACCTGTTATGATTAATGGATTCCGCGTCATTGTTGAGGAAAAGAGATCTACTTCCCGAG GGAACAATAGGGGACGATTTCCATCTGGATCAGGGGCTGGATATAAAAGTGAAGGAATGAGAGGGCGTGGTAATCTTGGAGGAAAAGTATATGGCAGGATTGAAATTGGTATCAGAACAGAGTTTGGAAACAGAGGTGGCAGTCGAGGCGGTGGATATTCAAACCGTGGAGGCGATGGATATTCAAAccgtggaggtggaggtggaggtggaggtgatGGGTATTCTAAccgtggaggtggaggtggaggtgatGGGTATTCTAACCGTGGAGGTGGAGGTGATGGCTATCGGAGAGCTGATAAGATGGGGAACAATGGTGGTCGGGCAAACCGTTCTGGTGGTTTAGGTCTTAACGGCACAGCCAAGACTACAGCGCCACGAGTATCTGCAACAGCTTGA